A single Lolium perenne isolate Kyuss_39 chromosome 6, Kyuss_2.0, whole genome shotgun sequence DNA region contains:
- the LOC127305801 gene encoding lecithin-cholesterol acyltransferase-like 1: protein MSSTPLLRLLHFLLLLLPAPLHDYCFPRLSSGGLDVYHPLILFAGFGCPDLEARLTEAYTPSVPRCGALKGKGWFPIYKFNTLDLVEHDYVPCFQEQMALVYDPVHNKYRNLAGVETRVLNFGSAYGFSEKQMVPDRENLCLVSLRKELEAVGYRDGDTLFGAPYDMRYAPPSEGYVARVQKLVEHASSKNGDKPVILVGHSFGATAVLGFLTSTPLPWRNKFIKHLLLISPPPPTGFTLTITQLTSGPSVFQIATVPIMELRPLWRTFASALLTMPSPVAFGHKPLVITKHRNYSAYHMEDLLLALGFTADQTLPFLRRRTLEVEAPLVPTTYIIGGGIKTPEQLVFWEGDFDVPPENVYGEGDGTVNMASLLAFGKELRRQQERNNVHFKALAIANATHAGIVLEEHLLRMVMTEILQANR from the exons ATGAGCAGCACACCGCTTCTCCGTTTGCTCCAttttctgctcctcctcctccccgctcCCCTGCACGATTACTGCTTCCCTCGGCTGAGCTCCGGCGGCCTCGACGTGTACCATCCATTGATTTTGTTCGCCGGCTTTGGCTGCCCCGACCTGGAGGCTCGCCTGACGGAGGCCTACACGCCATCAGTGCCGCGCTGCGGTGCGCTCAAGGGGAAGGGCTGGTTCCCGATATACAAGTTTAACACCTTGGACCTGGTGGAACACGACTATGTGCCGTGCTTCCAGGAGCAGATGGCCCTCGTCTACGATCCCGTCCACAACAAGTACCGGAACCTCGCCGGCGTCGAGACGCGCGTCCTCAACTTCGGCTCCGCCTACGGATTCAGCGAGAAACAGATGGTCCC CGACCGTGAGAACCTCTGCCTTGTAAGCCTCCGCAAGGAGCTAGAGGCGGTGGGCTACCGCGACGGCGACACCCTCTTCGGAGCTCCCTACGACATGCGGTACGCCCCTCCATCGGAGGGCTACGTCGCGCGTGTCCAGAAGCTGGTGGAGCACGCGAGCAGCAAGAACGGGGACAAGCCGGTCATCCTCGTCGGCCACAGCTTCGGCGCCACGGCCGTCCTCGGCTTCCTCACGTCCACCCCCTTGCCTTGGAGGAACAAGTTCATCAAGCACCTCCTCCTCATCTCGCCCCCGCCTCCCACGGGCTTCACGCTCACCATCACCCAGCTCACCTCCGGGCCGTCCGTCTTCCAGATCGCCACCGTTCCCATCATGGAGCTGCGGCCGCTCTGGAGGACCTTCGCCAGCGCTCTTCTGACCATGCCCTCCCCTGTGGCCTTTGGACACAAGCCCCTTGTGATAACCAAACACAGGAACTACTCGGCCTACCACATGGAAGACCTTCTTCTGGCTCTCGGCTTCACCGCCGACCAAACGCTGCCCTTCCTCAGGCGCCGGACGCTCGAGGTGGAGGCGCCGTTGGTTCCCACCACGTACATCATCGGCGGTGGCATCAAAACACCGGAGCAGCTGGTGTTCTGGGAAGGCGACTTTGACGTGCCTCCCGAGAATGTGTACGGCGAAGGAGATGGAACCGTCAATATGGCCAGCCTGCTAGCGTTTGGGAAGGAGCTGCGTAGGCAGCAAGAGCGGAATAACGTCCACTTCAAGGCCCTCGCAATTGCTAATGCTACACACGCCGGCATTGTCTTGGAGGAACATTTACTCAGGATGGTTATGACAGAGATTCTCCAAGCAAATCGCTAG